The following DNA comes from Amycolatopsis albispora.
TGATCGCCGGGAAAACCCTGGTGGGCCCGGAAAACCGGCCCGATCCGGTGGTCGAGCTGATGGCGCGGAGCCCGCTCGGGCGGGACGAGGGCAGCCCCGGCCCGGCGGTGCTGGGCTTCCTGGCCTGCTCGGCGATCGTGCGGGCCCGTGCCTTCGCGAACTGCGGGGGGTTCGACCCGCTGCTGCACTTCGGCGCGGAGGAGAAGCTGCTGTCCTACGACCTGGCCGCGGCGGGCTGGCAACTGTGCTACATCGAGGAAGTCGTGGCACACCACCACCCGTCGCCGTCGCGCATGCGTGCCTCCCGCAGACGGCGGCTGGAGGCACGCAACAACCTGCTGATCACCTGGCTCCGCCGCACGCCACGCCAGTGCCTGGCCGCGGTCGCCGCGACGCCACCCCGCGCGCTGGCCGGGGCCGCCCGCCGCCTGCCCGCCGTGCTCCGGCGGCGGCAGCGGCTGCCGCGGGCGGTGGAGGCCAGGGTCCGGCTCCTGGAGGGAACCCCATGAGAAGCACGGTCGTGATCATCACCAGGGACCGGTGCGGTGAGCTGCTCAGAACGCTGGCGTGGATGACCGCGCTGCCCGACGCGGCCCCGATCGTGGTGGTGGACAACGGTTCCGCCGACGGCACCGCCGACGCGGTCCGCGAGCGGTTCCCCGGGGTCGAGCTGATCCGGGCCGGGCGCAACCTCGGCTCGCTCGGCCGCAACCTCGCGGTGAGCCGGATCACCACCCCGTACGTGGCCTTCTGCGACGACGACACCCGCTGGCAGCCGGGCGCGCTGACCAGGGCCGCCGACCTGCTCGACCAGTACCCCGGCCTGGCTTCGGTGACCGGGCGCTGCCTGGTCGAACCGGAGCTGACCGAGGACCCGATCACCCCCGAGCTGCGGTACTCGCCGGTGCGCGGGCCGGACTGGCTGCCCGGCCCGGCGCTGCTCGGGGTGATGGCCGGGCTGTCGATGTTCCGCGTCAGCGCGTTCGAGGAGGTGGGCGGTTTCTCCCGGCGGATGTGGTTCGGCGGGGAGGAGGAACTGCTCGCGCTGGACCTCGCCGCCGCGGGCTGGTGGATGTGCTGGGCCGAGGACGTGGTGGTGCACCACGCGCCGTCGAAGGCACGGGACTCCCGGCGGCGCCGGCAGCTCGGCATTCGCAACACCCTGTGGACGCTGTGGCTGCGGCGCCCGGCGCGCAGCGTGTGGCGCCGCACGGTGGACGTGCTCGGCTCGGCTCCCCGCGACCGGCACACGGTGGCGGCGGTGCTGGAGGCGCTGCGCGGGCTGCCGTGGGTGCTGCGCTCGCGGCGGGTGGTGCCCGATCCGGTCGAGGCCGGGCTGCGGGAGCTGGAGCGGTCGCAGCGGGAGTCGGTGGCGCGCCGCTACGTCGGGTGAGTTCTTCGATCACTCGTGTTTAGTCCGGACGGTGGCGTCAACTCCGGAACCATGAAAGTGCTCGCCTGGCATGTTCACGGCTCATGGATGAACGCGTTCGTCCGCGGGCCGCACACCTACGTTCTGCCCACGCTGCCCGAAGGCGGGCCGTGGGGACTCGGCCGGGCCGGGCGGCCGTGGCCGGACAACGTGGTCGAAGCGGGCGAAGCGGAACTCGCCGACACCGATGTGGACATCGTGGTGCTGCAACGGCCCGAGGAGATCGAGCGGGCCGAACGGTTGCTGGGCCGGAAACCGGGACGCGACGTGCCCGCGGTTTTTGTCGAGCACAACACCCCGCTCGGCAACGTGCCGGACACCCGTCACCCGCTGGCGGACCAGTCCGAGATCCCGATCGTCCACGTCACCCACTTCAACCAGCTGTGCTGGGATTCCGGGCAGGCGCCGGTGATGGTCATCCCGCACGGCGTGCCCGACCCCGGCGAGCAGTACACCGGCAGCGTCGAGCGCGCGGCGGTGGTGATCAACGAACCGGTCCGCCGCGGCAGGCGGACCGGGACCGACCTGCTGCCCGCGTTCAGCCGGGCCGCGCCGCTCGACGTGTTCGGCATGGGGCTGGACGGCCTCGGCGACCACCTCGGCCTCGGCCCCGACCGGCTGCGGCCGGTGGGTGACCTGCCGATGGGCGACCTGCACCGGGAACTGGCGAGCAGGCGCCTCTACCTGCACACCGCGCGCTGGACCTCGCTGGGCCTGTCCCTGCTGGAGGCCATGCTGCTGGGCATGCCGGTGGTCGCGCTGGCGACCACCGAGGCCGCGGTGACCGTGCCGAAGCAGGCCGGGTTCGCGGCCACCGACGTCGGCGCGCTGACCACGGCGGTCCGTGAGCTGATCGCCGACCCCGAACTGGCCCGGTCCGCCGGGAAGGCCGCGCGGGAGCACGCGCTGGCGAACCACGGTCTCGACGCGTTCCTGCACAACTGGGAAACGCTCTTCGGCCGGGTGGTGGCATGAACGAGCTAGGAGGTAGCCGATGAGGATCGCGATGGTCTCGGAGCACGCCAACCCGCTGGCGGCACTGGGCGGGGTGGACGCGGGCGGGCAGAACCTGCACGTGGCGGAGCTGTCCGCCGCGCTGGTCAGGGCGGGCCATCGCGTGACCGTGCACACCAGGCGGGACGATCCGGACCAGCCGGAGGAAGTGCTCACCTCGGCCGGGTTCACCGTGCGGCACGTGACGGCCGGCCCGGCGCGGCCGGTGCCCAAGGACGAGTTGCTGCCGCACATGAACGAGTTCGCGCTGCGCCTGGAGCAGGACTGGCTGACCGACCCGCCGGACGTGGTCCACGCGCACTTCTGGATGTCCGGGCTGGCCTCGGTGCTGGCCGCGAAGTCCGCCGGTGTCCCGGTGGTCCAGACCTTCCACGCGCTGGGCGTGGTCAAGCGACGGCACCAGGGCGACGCGGACACCAGCCCGCCGGACCGGATCCGGATCGAGCGCATGGTGGGCAAGCACGCCGCGCGCATCGCCGCGACCTGCTCGGACGAGGTGTTCGAGCTGGTCCGGATGGGCGTGCCGCGGGCGAGCGTTTCGGTGGTGCCGTGCGGCGTCGACCTGACCCGGTTCAGCCCCGACGGGCCCGCCGAGCGCAAGGGCGCGCGGCGGCGGCTGGTGGCCGTGGGCAGGCTGGTGCCGCGTAAGGGTTTCTCCACCGCCATCGCCGCGTTGCGCGGGGTGCCGGACACCGAGCTGGTGATCGCCGGCGGTTCGGACGGCGAGGACGAGGAGGCCGACCGGCTGCGCTGGTTCGCCGAGCGCATGGGCGTGGCGGACCGCGTGCACCTGCGTGGCGCGGTGTCGCGTGAGGACATGCCCGCCCTGCTGCGCTCGGCCGACCTGGTGGTCTGCACGCCGTGGTACGAACCGTTCGGCATCGTGCCGCTGGAGGCGATGGCGTGTGGTGTGCCGGTGGTGGCCGCGGCGGTCGGCGGGCTGACCGACACCGTGGTGGACGGGGTCACCGGCGCGCTGGTGCCGCCGCGGCAGCCGGGGCCGCTGGCGGCGAAGCTGCGGGAGTTGCTCGCCGATCCGACCACGCTCGGCGGTTACGGCGCGGCGGGGGCGGACCGGGCGCGTGCCCGCTACTCGTGGGATCGGGTGGCCAGGGACACCCTGCGGGTTTATTCGAACGTGCATTCCGCCGGTGTGCCCGCTTCGGCGGTGGCGGGCGCCGAGGTCTGAGCAGCGTCAGAGCGGCACACAGGGGCACATAGGGGCGCGGTCACCACACGGTGGCCGCGCCCCTTTTTGTGTCGGTAGGTAACCGACTGTCCGGCCGGACAGCGGAAAGTCGCAAGAAATCGTTTGGGAGTCGCTTCACCGGGTAGCGATATGGAAGACGGCTCGCAGCGTTAGGGAGGTGAACCGGGTGCGGATAC
Coding sequences within:
- a CDS encoding glycosyltransferase; amino-acid sequence: MKVLAWHVHGSWMNAFVRGPHTYVLPTLPEGGPWGLGRAGRPWPDNVVEAGEAELADTDVDIVVLQRPEEIERAERLLGRKPGRDVPAVFVEHNTPLGNVPDTRHPLADQSEIPIVHVTHFNQLCWDSGQAPVMVIPHGVPDPGEQYTGSVERAAVVINEPVRRGRRTGTDLLPAFSRAAPLDVFGMGLDGLGDHLGLGPDRLRPVGDLPMGDLHRELASRRLYLHTARWTSLGLSLLEAMLLGMPVVALATTEAAVTVPKQAGFAATDVGALTTAVRELIADPELARSAGKAAREHALANHGLDAFLHNWETLFGRVVA
- a CDS encoding glycosyltransferase is translated as MRIAMVSEHANPLAALGGVDAGGQNLHVAELSAALVRAGHRVTVHTRRDDPDQPEEVLTSAGFTVRHVTAGPARPVPKDELLPHMNEFALRLEQDWLTDPPDVVHAHFWMSGLASVLAAKSAGVPVVQTFHALGVVKRRHQGDADTSPPDRIRIERMVGKHAARIAATCSDEVFELVRMGVPRASVSVVPCGVDLTRFSPDGPAERKGARRRLVAVGRLVPRKGFSTAIAALRGVPDTELVIAGGSDGEDEEADRLRWFAERMGVADRVHLRGAVSREDMPALLRSADLVVCTPWYEPFGIVPLEAMACGVPVVAAAVGGLTDTVVDGVTGALVPPRQPGPLAAKLRELLADPTTLGGYGAAGADRARARYSWDRVARDTLRVYSNVHSAGVPASAVAGAEV
- a CDS encoding glycosyltransferase family 2 protein; amino-acid sequence: MRSTVVIITRDRCGELLRTLAWMTALPDAAPIVVVDNGSADGTADAVRERFPGVELIRAGRNLGSLGRNLAVSRITTPYVAFCDDDTRWQPGALTRAADLLDQYPGLASVTGRCLVEPELTEDPITPELRYSPVRGPDWLPGPALLGVMAGLSMFRVSAFEEVGGFSRRMWFGGEEELLALDLAAAGWWMCWAEDVVVHHAPSKARDSRRRRQLGIRNTLWTLWLRRPARSVWRRTVDVLGSAPRDRHTVAAVLEALRGLPWVLRSRRVVPDPVEAGLRELERSQRESVARRYVG
- a CDS encoding glycosyltransferase family 2 protein codes for the protein MKTTVVIATRNRADELARTLGELSELHPRPPIIVVDNASTDHTADVVHAAGARLLSLPRNLGAAARNIGVAAARTPYVAFSDDDSWWAPDALAKAELLFDRHARLGLIAGKTLVGPENRPDPVVELMARSPLGRDEGSPGPAVLGFLACSAIVRARAFANCGGFDPLLHFGAEEKLLSYDLAAAGWQLCYIEEVVAHHHPSPSRMRASRRRRLEARNNLLITWLRRTPRQCLAAVAATPPRALAGAARRLPAVLRRRQRLPRAVEARVRLLEGTP